The following nucleotide sequence is from Syntrophorhabdaceae bacterium.
CTGGATAACGCCGACAAGTTTCACGTTGTACTTATGGGCGAGACCTTCGAGGAGCTGTTTCTGTTTATCTTCGTCAAGCGATGGGAGGCCCTCGAATCCCCGGTAAAAGTCCTCGAGAATGGGTTTTGTAGCCGATGTCATGAACTTCTCACGGGCGGCCTCGTCATACGGGAAATCATCGCGAAAGAAGAATTCTGCCATCTGCGCCATCTCTTTGAGCGTTTTCGCCCTGTCCCGCAAATTGATGACGATCGGTACGAGCGTCTCTTTCCTTTCTACGGTTACGCCCAGGGCCTCGATGAAAGGCAGAAGCCTATCGGCTATGAGGGACTCGGGCAGGGTCTTGAGATAGTGTCCGTTGAGCCATGAAAGCTTGTCCATGTCGAATATCGCCGGTGATTTGCCTACATGGGCAAGGTCGAATTTTTCTATGAGATCTTGCCGCGAAAAAATCTCCTCGTCGCCAGAGGCCCATCCAAGTCGCGCAAGATAATTCATAAGCGCCTCGGGAAGATAACCGTCTTTCTTGTACTCGAGGAGTGACGTGGCCCCGTGCCGTTTACTGAGCCGCGCCTTGTCCTTGCCGTGAATGAGGGGCACATGGGCGAACTGCGGAACCGGTAAGGCGAGCGCCTCATATATGGCAATCTGGCGGGGCGTGTTATTAATGTGGTCATCTCCCCTGATAATGTGGGTGATTTCCATGAGTGCGTCGTCGATAACAACAGTGAAATTATACGTCGGCGTGTTGTCGGTCCTCAATATGATAAGATCGTCGAGTTCTTCGCATTTGAAGGTGATCTTTCCTCTTACGAGGTCGTTGAAGCCGATTTCTCCTGTGAGCGGACTCTTGAAACGGATGACAAAAGGCTTGTCGCTGCTCATCTCATCACGGTGAAGGTCCCTGCATGTCCTGTCGTAGGTCGGCTTCTTACCCTGGCTCAAGGCAACTTTTCTTTTTTCTTCCAATACTTCCGCGCTGCAATAACACTTATAGGCGTGGCCCGATTGAAGAAGCTTAAAAGCGTATTCTCTATAGATATCCATCCTCTCTTTTTGGAAAAGAGGACCTTCGTCCCAGGTGATACCGAGCCAACTCAAGCCCTCAAGAATATCGTCGACGTATTCTTGTTTCGAACGCTCGATGTCGGTATCTTCGATCCTGAGAACCAGCACGCCTTTGAGATGTTTGGCGTACAGGTAATTAAAGAGCGCTGTCCGCGCCCCACCGATATGAAGATTACCTGTAGGGCTCGGTGCGAATCTCGTTTTGACCATCGGGATTCCCTCCGAAAATATTGTAGTTGATTATAATGGAAAATGAGTTGTTCATCAAATGGTTTTTGTGCGTGCGACTCGAGAGCCTTGAAAAGCGTGCGGCCTTCATAAAAAACCGGTTGTACTTTTCCAATCTCCGGCTATAATGGTAATATCGAGGAAAAGCCGTGGGAGACCGGCTTACAGAAGGATTATTTAAGATCAGCGAAATGGGCGACCTTGAACAGGCCATGCAGTATATTGGCAAGGGCGCCGACGTGAATGGGTCAGACGCGAAGGGCAACACACCTCTCGTTTACGCCTGCATGCATGGCTTCGCCGATACGGCCAGGTTGCTCATCGACAGCGGGGCGGACGTAAATGCCAAGAACGCGGAGAGCGTGACGCCGCTCATGTGCGCCTGTCAGAATAATCAGGCGGGTGTGGTAAGGCTTCTTGTCTCAAGGGGCGCTGACATCAACGTGAGGGATTCGGTCGGCGATACGCCGCTCACCTTCGCCTCAAAACAGGGAAATATGGAGATCGCGCGAATGCTTATAGATTCGGGCGCCGATATCAATGCGAGCGACGGCGCGGGCAATACGGCGCTCATGTGTGCTATAGCCAAGAAATGTGCGGGAATGATTAACTTTTTCTTGGCACGTGGGGCGCACGTAAAAATTGCCAACAAAGAGAACAAAACCGCCTTTGATATTGCCATGGAGAGGGGTCTTTCCCGGGTTGCGAACGAGATAAAATTCAAGATCGCAGATTCATACAAGAAAGTGTCCTGAACGGGTTTATTCCCGATCTTACGCCATAAAATCCTTAACGGCTATGGCGGCTATCTTCCAATCGAGTTCCCGACTACAGTTTTCCGGGTGACTGCCTTGACCCGTCAAAAGCGCACAAAATGGGTGCTGCGTCCTGTATGGAAAAGCGATAAGGGCACAAAGATGCCCGATTTACACTCTTCGCCGGATAACGGCATGAAAACAATTACTTATTGAATTTACATGCTATATGTGCTACTATATGGGTCGGTCTGCCGGGCAATGGCAGGCTTCGATTGGAGGTATGATGTTTCGCATTGGAGAAATCGCAGTATATCCGGGCCACGGCGTTGGAAAAATTGAATCCATAGAAGAGAAAGAGTTTTCCGGTACCAAGCAATCTTTCTACATCATACGTATTCTCGACACGGACATGACGATCATGATTCCCATCGACGGTGCGAAAAACGCGGGCCTGCGTTGCGTGATCGGGTCATGCGAGGTCACAAAGATATACGATATCCTTAAGGATAACAAGAACGTTACCCACGATAATTCGCCATGGAACAGACGATACAAAGAATACATGGAGAGGATAAAGAGCGGCTCAATCTATGAAGTAGCCACAGTCCTGAAGGAGCTCTACAACTTACGCCATTGGAAGGAGCTCTCTTTCGGCGAAAAGAAGATGTTTGAAATAGCGCGGGGGCTCATCACAAAGGAACTCTCTATCGCCCTGAAGAAAGAAGAGATGAAGGTTGAAGAGGAGATAGAGAAGATCTTTCTGAACAATAATAACCACAGTAGTCACAAGGATAAGGGGAACAACAATAACCATAAAGGATAGTCTTTGAATATAATCTTTCAGATAGTCCTTGTACTCGTCACCACGCTGAGCGGTTATTTCATACTAAAAGAAATATTTTATACCACGGTCTGGGCACTCCTCGGGGCCGTCTGCGGACTCATTCTTGGCTATCTGATCATCAAAGCAGAGGAAAAACTCAAAGATATAGCTCTGAAGATCATCGTCGGCAGCCTCGTAGGCATCACCATTAGTTTGTTTGTGGCAAACCTTTTTATCTCCAACTTACTCCTCGCGCTCATGAAGGATATACCTATTACCGTGCCGATTTATGTTCTGTTTTATTTCGTCATGGGGTATTTGGGCTTTAAGATCGGCATGGAAAAGAGCAAGACCCTTGATCTTTCAAAGGTACCTCTCTTTGATCGGATGGAAGGCAGCGAAGACGCCAAGGTTCTCGATACAAGTACGATCATTGACGGGAGAATCGCCGATATCTGTGAAACCGGGTTTGTGGAAGGTACTTTCATCATCCCACAGTTTGTGCTCTATGAGATCCAGCACATTGCCGATCATCAGGATCCGGTAAAAAGGACAAGAGGCAGGAGAGGCCTCGACGTGCTCCACCGATTGCAGAAACAGACCTTCGTAAAAGTGAAGATCGTTGACTATGATTTTCCGAAGCTCAAAGACGTGGACACAAAGCTCATCGCCCTGGCGAAAAAGATGTCCGGCAAGATTCTGACAAACGACTATAATCTGAATAAGGTGGCGGAGCTTCAGGGCATCGAGGTGCTCAACATGAACCAGCTCGCTACCTCTCTGCGTCCCCCCATGCTCCCCGGCGAGCAGATGAACATAAAAATCCTCAAGGAGGGCAAGGAACCGGGCCAGGGCATCGGATATCTTGACGACGGGACCATGGTTGTTGTTGATGATGCGCGTAAGCTTCTCGGTAAGTCTGTTGATATCGTCGTGACAAGCGTATTGCAGACCACGTCGGGGAGAATGATCTTCGCAAAACTCAAAGGACAGGCAGAACAAGAATCCTACTTTCCCGATGAATATCAGCTGGAAGAACGGGTAAGATAACATAATGAGAACACTTGCGATCATACTCGCCGGCGGCGCGGGTAAGAGGATGGGCGCCGCTACGAATAAGCAGTTCTTGCTCCTCGATAACAAACCCATTATAGTTCACACCCTGCAGATATTTGAGGATTGCCGATCCATAGATGGTGTCTATCTCGTAGTTAATCAGAAGGACCTTCCCCTGATTCAGGAAGAAATTTTGGAACAATACCGCTTCAATAAGGTTTTGAAGCTCGTCATAGGGGGAAGGCTAAGGCAGGATTCCGTGAGGAACGGCATCGAGGCCATCGAAAAGCCGTGCGATATCGTGCTGATCCACGATGGGGCGCGACCATTCATTTCGCCCGCGTTTATCGAAAAGGGTATCTTTTTGATGGAGATGTTCGATGCGGTTATTCCTGCTTTGCCCGTGCAGGACACCGTAAAGATTGTCTCAAAAGAAGGCTTTGTCTCAAAAACCCTCGACAGGGATTCTCTCTGGCATGTTCAGACGCCGCAGACGTTTAAGTACGAACTCATCGTCAAGGCATATCGGGACGGCATGGCGAAAAAGCTTTATGGATATGACGATGCCACGTTTATTGAACACCTGGGCAAGAAGGTGAAGGTCATCGAGGGTTCTCCCTACAATATCAAAATAACCACGCCCGCGGACCTCATCATTGCCCGTGGTATTCTTTCACAGCTCAAAGGCAATCTATGAAAATCGGGATAGGTTTTGATGTTCACCGCCTTGTCCCCGGGCGCAGACTCTTTCTCGGCGGGATCGAGGTTCCCTTCCCCAAAGGTTTGCTCGGCCATTCAGACGGGGATGTTCTGATCCATGCAATCTGCGATGCCGTGCTCGGGGCGCTCTCTGAAGGTGACATCGGCGTTTACTTCCCGGATAACGATGAATCTATAAAGGGCATAGAAAGCGTGAGGATACTCTCCTACGTCAAAGAGCTTGCACAGAAGAGGGGATACAGGATTGTTAATGTAGACGCAGTTGTTGTTGCAGAAGAACCGAAGATTTCGCCTTATCGAGATTCAATTAGGGCACGATTGGCGAGTATCCTTGAAGTAGACGTCGAATCGATAAGTGTGAAGGGAAAGACCACCGAAGGCCTCGGGTTTTCCGGAAGAAAAGAAGGTATTGAAGTACAGGCTGTGGCGCTCCTCGAAAGAATATAAAGACAAGCATGACGGGAAGGCAAAATAAAGGCATGGAACACTCCTTGCGACACACGAGGTTTAATCGTTAAATGGTTAAGGTACGGTTTGCTCCAAGCCCCACGGGCCATCTCCATATAGGGAACGCAAAGGTTGCGCTTCTGAACTATCTCTTCGCCAGGAGAAATCAGGGGAAATTCGTCCTGCGGATTGAAGATACCGATCTGGAAAGGTCAGATACTTCATACGAGGCCTCGATCCTCGATGATCTGGGATGGCTCGGCATTGCCTATGATGAGGGCCCCCTCCGGCAGACAGAAAGATTCGACATATATCGATCGTACGCCAGGCAACTCCTGGATAAGGGCGCCGCGTACAAGTGTTTCTGCTCCGAGGAGACCCTTGAAAGAATGCGGGAAGCGTCTCTTAAGAATGGCCAGCCGCCGCGTTACGATGGAACATGCAGCAAACTTTCGGATGGGGAGATTTTTGATCTGGAAAGTAGCGGCAAGCCGTACGTGATAAGATTTAGATCACAGCGTAGGATAATTCGTTTTGTTGACGAAGGCTATCGCGGAGAAGTTGCTTTCCCTTTGGAGCACGTTGATGATTTCATTCTTATGAAACAGGGAGAAACGCCTTCGTATAACTTTGCTGTTACCATAGACGACATGCTTATGAATATTACCCACGTCATACGGGGAGCGGACCATCTTTCCAATACTCCGAAGCAGATCATGCTTTTTCAAGCCCTCGGCGCAACACCACCTCACTATGCGCATCTTTCTTTGCTCGTAGGAGAAGATAGAAAACCGCTTAGCAAACGATATGGGGCGACAAGAGTGCGAGACTTTCGCGAGATGGGAATATTGGCCGAGGCGCTCCGAAATTATCTCGGCACTGTTGGAAGAAGCGTAACCAAGGAAATTATGGATATGAACGAGCTTGCCGAATCGTTTTCGTTGGCTTCGCTTTCCAGGACAGACTCCTTTTTTGATATGGAAAAGCTTTACTGGTTTAATAAAGAGTATATGAAGAAGATCCCGCTCGAAACTCTCCTTAAAGAGCTCGATTTGCCGGTTGAGTACAGGGAGCGTATAGCGATTTTAAGAGAAAATGCAGCGACGCTCAACGAGATGAGAGATTATCTCGATATCTTTGAAAAGCCCCACATGAACGAGGAAGCACAGGCTTATCTTGCCGAGCTTAAGCTTCCCGATGGTTTCGTTACGAAGCTCAGCGGTTTTTTTACCGGGCCGCTTGCCCTCTCTTTGGAAAACGTGGTGAGCGCCCTGACTGAGGAATCGCAACTTAAAAAGAAGGATCTCTATATGGTTCTCAGAACGGTGCTTACCGGCCGGAAGAGCGGCCCCCCGCTCAAGGAGATATTTGAACTTATCCCGCGAGACTTGATTACGGAGAGAATAAACAGGTATCTCAGTACCGGGGGCAGGAGATAAACATGGAACAAAAGGCAGCTGAGACTGGCGCGCAGAATGCGCCGGATTCGTCCACGGAATACCACCGGGCAAACAAAAGACAGGCGATTTTTTTGGCCCTCAAGAGGGTCTTCCGGAGCCTGTCGCTCAAGACCCAGATGCTTCTCATCCTCGTTTTTCTTCTCCTCATGTCTATTAGCTCCCTTACGGTCCTATACTCGCGAAGCGAAGAACAGCTCATCGACAAGGTGACAGACAATATCGATGATATAACCAAGGCGATTCAAATCAGCGTTGAGGAGCTGACCTACCGGGGAGACAGCACAGAAAGATTGAAAAGTTACGTTAACATGCTGAACAAGAAGGGCATCAAGGAGATTTCCATACTGAACGATACGTCCGAGGTCATCGCAAGTTCCAATCCGCAAAAGGTAGGCACCAAGGAGACGATCGGCGAAAAAAAGACGGGAAGAAAAAAGGGTCTCATGATCACAGCCCGTCTCGGGGATGATCACCTTACCGATACACAGAAGCTCTACAACGTAATCATGCCCGTGTCGATCAAGGGACAGAATATCGGCTACATCCACATCAACATGGCGCTTGATGACTACCAGCTGCTCCGCCGACAGGGACATATCAAGCGCATACTCAGCATGGTCTTTGCCTTCAGCATAGGAATCATCATCTGCCTGATCATCGCCGAGAAGTACACCGACCCTATCAAGAAAATCGCCAATGCAAGCAAAAAGATCGCCGAGGGAGAGCTCGTCAAAATTCGGGAGAAAGAGCGCGGAGACGAGATAGGGGTACTCATCACGAGCTTCAATGAAATGGTGGACAAGCTCGTCGAACGTATGGAATTAGAGGAAAAATTGAAAAAGACCGAGCAGCTTTCCATGATCGGCCAGTTGTCGTCCGGTATTGCCCACGAAATTCGTAACCCGCTGAATTTTCTGTCACTTTCCATAGGCCATATCAAGGAGTCTATAGGCGGCGCGCCCATCGAGAACAGAGAAGACCTCTTGGCACTTCTCGACAATCTTTTGAAAGAAATCCAGAGAGTTAACGAACTCATCCATAATTTCCTTTTTCTCGGCAAGCCCATAACGCTCAACCGGGAACGAATATCGTCCCAGTCGCTCGTCAACGAAGCGCTCTCGCTTGTAAGGCACAAAATACCAGACACTATCAAAATCGCTACAGCATGCCGTGAAGGCGAAGACAGCATGTTCTGTGACCGGGAATACACACGTATATGCCTCATCAACCTTATTGTCAATGCTGTGCAATCTATTCGCGATGAGGGCGAAGTGCGTATCGAGTGCGGACGCGAAAACACCTCTTCATATGTTTCCGTTACCGATACGGGAGAGGGTATAGGGCCCGATGAGATCCAAAAGATTTTCGAGCCTTACTACTCGACGAAAAAATTCGGCATCGGAATCGGCCTTGCTATAACAAAACGCTTTGTCGAGGAACAGGGGGGATCGATAACCATAGCGAGCCATGTGGGCAGGGGAACAACCATGACCATGAGGATACCCTATGAAGCATGACAGGGGCACGATTCTCGTCGTCGAGGACGACAAGAATCAACGTGATATTATCAGGACCATACTGGCCAGGGAAGGCTATTACGTGGAAGGGGCCGATTGCGGAAAAAAGGCGGTGGACATGCTAAAGACCGGCGCCTTCGATCTCGTGCTTACCGATTTGAAACTGCCCGATATAGATGGTACGGAGGTTCTCAAGGAAGTCATGGCATTAGGAAAGATATGTCACGTCATCATCATGACCGCCTTCGGTTCTATCCCCTCGGCTATCGAAGCGACAAAACTGGGCGCTTTTTACTACCTGGAAAAACCCCTGGGAAAAGAGCAGCTATTGCTCGTAGTCCAGAACGCACTCAACCAGGTAAACCTCCTAAAAGACAACATAATGCTCAAAGAAGAACTCCAGGACAGGTTCCACCTGGACAATATCGTGGGAGTCCACGGTTCCATGGAAGAACTCTATAAAATCGTGCAGAGGGTTGCACCGACTAACTCGACGGTTCTCATCTATGGAGAAAGCGGAACAGGGAAAGAACTTTTTGCGAAAAGCATCCATTATCTCAGTCCCCGGAGGAACAAGCCGTTTTTTGCCATAAATTGTGCCGCCATACCGGAGACGCTGCTCGAGAGCGAACTATTTGGATACGAGAAAGGGGCGTTTACCGGGGCGCTGTCCCGGTATATCGGGCTTTTCGAACAGGCGAACGGCAGCACCCTGTTTCTTGATGAGATCGGTGATCTTTCGCTTGGTACCCAGGCCAAGCTCTTGAGAGCGCTTCAGGAAAAAGAAATAAGACGGGTCGGCGGCAAAGAAACGATCAAGCTCGACGTGAGGATCATTGCCGCAACGAACAAGAAGCTCGAGCAGGAGATCATTGAGAAGAGATTTCGCGAAGACCTCTACTACCGGCTCAACGTCATCGCCTTTACTATCCCTCCGCTCCGAGAGCGCGTGACCGACATTCCGCTCCTCGTGGAGCATTTCCTTAAGAGGCTTGAAAAGACCCACGGCGTGG
It contains:
- the gltX gene encoding glutamate--tRNA ligase, which encodes MVKTRFAPSPTGNLHIGGARTALFNYLYAKHLKGVLVLRIEDTDIERSKQEYVDDILEGLSWLGITWDEGPLFQKERMDIYREYAFKLLQSGHAYKCYCSAEVLEEKRKVALSQGKKPTYDRTCRDLHRDEMSSDKPFVIRFKSPLTGEIGFNDLVRGKITFKCEELDDLIILRTDNTPTYNFTVVIDDALMEITHIIRGDDHINNTPRQIAIYEALALPVPQFAHVPLIHGKDKARLSKRHGATSLLEYKKDGYLPEALMNYLARLGWASGDEEIFSRQDLIEKFDLAHVGKSPAIFDMDKLSWLNGHYLKTLPESLIADRLLPFIEALGVTVERKETLVPIVINLRDRAKTLKEMAQMAEFFFRDDFPYDEAAREKFMTSATKPILEDFYRGFEGLPSLDEDKQKQLLEGLAHKYNVKLVGVIQPIRVALSGRTASPGIFEVIGILGRQSVEKRIRRALTSIP
- a CDS encoding ankyrin repeat domain-containing protein, with the protein product MGDRLTEGLFKISEMGDLEQAMQYIGKGADVNGSDAKGNTPLVYACMHGFADTARLLIDSGADVNAKNAESVTPLMCACQNNQAGVVRLLVSRGADINVRDSVGDTPLTFASKQGNMEIARMLIDSGADINASDGAGNTALMCAIAKKCAGMINFFLARGAHVKIANKENKTAFDIAMERGLSRVANEIKFKIADSYKKVS
- a CDS encoding CarD family transcriptional regulator, coding for MMFRIGEIAVYPGHGVGKIESIEEKEFSGTKQSFYIIRILDTDMTIMIPIDGAKNAGLRCVIGSCEVTKIYDILKDNKNVTHDNSPWNRRYKEYMERIKSGSIYEVATVLKELYNLRHWKELSFGEKKMFEIARGLITKELSIALKKEEMKVEEEIEKIFLNNNNHSSHKDKGNNNNHKG
- a CDS encoding TRAM domain-containing protein translates to MNIIFQIVLVLVTTLSGYFILKEIFYTTVWALLGAVCGLILGYLIIKAEEKLKDIALKIIVGSLVGITISLFVANLFISNLLLALMKDIPITVPIYVLFYFVMGYLGFKIGMEKSKTLDLSKVPLFDRMEGSEDAKVLDTSTIIDGRIADICETGFVEGTFIIPQFVLYEIQHIADHQDPVKRTRGRRGLDVLHRLQKQTFVKVKIVDYDFPKLKDVDTKLIALAKKMSGKILTNDYNLNKVAELQGIEVLNMNQLATSLRPPMLPGEQMNIKILKEGKEPGQGIGYLDDGTMVVVDDARKLLGKSVDIVVTSVLQTTSGRMIFAKLKGQAEQESYFPDEYQLEERVR
- the ispD gene encoding 2-C-methyl-D-erythritol 4-phosphate cytidylyltransferase, which translates into the protein MRTLAIILAGGAGKRMGAATNKQFLLLDNKPIIVHTLQIFEDCRSIDGVYLVVNQKDLPLIQEEILEQYRFNKVLKLVIGGRLRQDSVRNGIEAIEKPCDIVLIHDGARPFISPAFIEKGIFLMEMFDAVIPALPVQDTVKIVSKEGFVSKTLDRDSLWHVQTPQTFKYELIVKAYRDGMAKKLYGYDDATFIEHLGKKVKVIEGSPYNIKITTPADLIIARGILSQLKGNL
- the ispF gene encoding 2-C-methyl-D-erythritol 2,4-cyclodiphosphate synthase produces the protein MKIGIGFDVHRLVPGRRLFLGGIEVPFPKGLLGHSDGDVLIHAICDAVLGALSEGDIGVYFPDNDESIKGIESVRILSYVKELAQKRGYRIVNVDAVVVAEEPKISPYRDSIRARLASILEVDVESISVKGKTTEGLGFSGRKEGIEVQAVALLERI
- the gltX gene encoding glutamate--tRNA ligase; its protein translation is MVKVRFAPSPTGHLHIGNAKVALLNYLFARRNQGKFVLRIEDTDLERSDTSYEASILDDLGWLGIAYDEGPLRQTERFDIYRSYARQLLDKGAAYKCFCSEETLERMREASLKNGQPPRYDGTCSKLSDGEIFDLESSGKPYVIRFRSQRRIIRFVDEGYRGEVAFPLEHVDDFILMKQGETPSYNFAVTIDDMLMNITHVIRGADHLSNTPKQIMLFQALGATPPHYAHLSLLVGEDRKPLSKRYGATRVRDFREMGILAEALRNYLGTVGRSVTKEIMDMNELAESFSLASLSRTDSFFDMEKLYWFNKEYMKKIPLETLLKELDLPVEYRERIAILRENAATLNEMRDYLDIFEKPHMNEEAQAYLAELKLPDGFVTKLSGFFTGPLALSLENVVSALTEESQLKKKDLYMVLRTVLTGRKSGPPLKEIFELIPRDLITERINRYLSTGGRR
- a CDS encoding ATP-binding protein, which gives rise to MEQKAAETGAQNAPDSSTEYHRANKRQAIFLALKRVFRSLSLKTQMLLILVFLLLMSISSLTVLYSRSEEQLIDKVTDNIDDITKAIQISVEELTYRGDSTERLKSYVNMLNKKGIKEISILNDTSEVIASSNPQKVGTKETIGEKKTGRKKGLMITARLGDDHLTDTQKLYNVIMPVSIKGQNIGYIHINMALDDYQLLRRQGHIKRILSMVFAFSIGIIICLIIAEKYTDPIKKIANASKKIAEGELVKIREKERGDEIGVLITSFNEMVDKLVERMELEEKLKKTEQLSMIGQLSSGIAHEIRNPLNFLSLSIGHIKESIGGAPIENREDLLALLDNLLKEIQRVNELIHNFLFLGKPITLNRERISSQSLVNEALSLVRHKIPDTIKIATACREGEDSMFCDREYTRICLINLIVNAVQSIRDEGEVRIECGRENTSSYVSVTDTGEGIGPDEIQKIFEPYYSTKKFGIGIGLAITKRFVEEQGGSITIASHVGRGTTMTMRIPYEA
- a CDS encoding sigma-54 dependent transcriptional regulator; its protein translation is MKHDRGTILVVEDDKNQRDIIRTILAREGYYVEGADCGKKAVDMLKTGAFDLVLTDLKLPDIDGTEVLKEVMALGKICHVIIMTAFGSIPSAIEATKLGAFYYLEKPLGKEQLLLVVQNALNQVNLLKDNIMLKEELQDRFHLDNIVGVHGSMEELYKIVQRVAPTNSTVLIYGESGTGKELFAKSIHYLSPRRNKPFFAINCAAIPETLLESELFGYEKGAFTGALSRYIGLFEQANGSTLFLDEIGDLSLGTQAKLLRALQEKEIRRVGGKETIKLDVRIIAATNKKLEQEIIEKRFREDLYYRLNVIAFTIPPLRERVTDIPLLVEHFLKRLEKTHGVAKSVSGDVLQAFMKYSWQGNVRQLESVLERAYIMCDGDVIDISNVPAEVRQVSSLDPSLTRLRSTIDHLIDAKLTAAEYRLYLYLTKLDPFAQDFQELTEPREIIVKLGVSRDTFFVGIAKLKELGLYDFKEKVNLSRTVSSNKLNKAS